The DNA window GAACATCTCGATTATCTTTTCTACATACTCCGAGAAAATACTTACCATGCACCTTTGAAAAGTTGTTGGAGCATTGCAAAGGCCGAAGGGCATCCTGCGGTAAGCAAACGTACCAAATAGGCAGGTGAACGTGGTCTTCTCCTGGTCCTCCGGTGCTATCACGATCTGGAAGTACCCTGAAAAACcatctaaaaaataataataaacacGACCTGCCAATCTCTCAATCATTTGGTCGATAAAGGGGAGAGGAAAATGGTCCTTTTTTGTCACAGAATTTAATCTCCGGTAGTCAATGCACTGACGCCAACCAGTAGCTTTCCAAATCGGGACCATATCACCCTCTTGGTTCTCCTCTACGGTTACTCCCGCTTTCTTCGGGACCACCTGTACTGGGCTCACCCAGGGACTGTCTGAAATAGCGAAGATGATCCCTACCTCCAGGAGCTTGAGTATCTCTTTCTTCACAACCTCCATCATCAAGGGATTCAGTCTTTGTTGCGCTTGCCTCACCGGTTTCGCATCATCCTCGAGTCTTATCCGGTGCATACACAAGGACGGGTTTATCCCTTTGATATCTGCTATACTTCACCCAATTGCCTCCTTATACTCCCTAAGGATTCGCACCAGTCTGTCCTCTTGACTTGGAGATAGATGTGCCGAGATGATCACGAGAAGCGTCTTCCGGTCTCCTAGGAATGCGTACTTTAGATGTTTTGGGAGAAGTTTTAGCTCTAATTCTGGTGCCTGTACAATTGAAGGAAGCGACTTTGTCTGAGCCTCTGGTACAAAAAGAGAAGCAAGCTCATACCTTGGAGATACGGTTGAAAGTGAGTGCAGGGCTTCAACTGTGTGGTGTAGCTCATTCCTCATGTCCACATCAAGAGTCACACCCAACTCAAAATGCTTGGTTAGGGCCACTTCTAATGCATCTTCACCATTCAATTCAAAAGTTTCCTGCACAAACGGCTCAATAACACTCAAAACAAAGATTGAGTTAGATTCCTCTGGATATTTCATTGCctaaaaaatgttaaaattcaCAGTTTcaccatcaaatttcattgatAAAGTACCCTCATTCACATCTATTTTAGTTCTGGCAGTGCTAAGAAACGGTCTACCTAACAAGATAGGTAACGGATTTAATGATTTTTCATCTCCTATGTCCAAAATATAAAAGTCTGCAGGAAAAATTAATTCATTTACCTGAACCAAAACATTCTCAACTAGCCCCTCTGGATAAGCATTTGTGCGATCAGTTAGTTGGATTATGATGGCTGTTTCTTTTAGTGGCCCAAGGTTCAGGGAAGCAAAAATGGTCTTTGGCATCACATTAATTGACGCCCCCAAATCTAACATTGCTTTTCCAATCGGTGTATTTCCTATTTTGCACGGGATCGTGAACATGCCTGGATCTCCACACTTTGGTGAAAACTTTCTTTGGAGCATGGCTGATACGTTTTCTCCCACCGCTACTCTTGCATCCCCTCTCAATTTCCTCTTATGGGTGCATAAGTCATTGAGAAATTTTGCGTACTTCGACACTTGCTTAATTGCTTCCACCAAGGGGATGTTGATTTCCACTTTCCTGAATACGTCCAGaatctctttttccttctctgccTTCTTCGTCTTTGCCAACCTGCatggaaaaatgggtaaattAGATTTAACGGGTATTGATGGTGTACGAGTTACCTCAGGATCTCCACGAATGTGTCCTTCTTCCTCTATCTCTTTCTCGATCTCGTCTTCACTTTTACTCTTCAAGTTCGTGACCTTTGGCCCCTCcacttccttgccactccttaatgtcatggcacttacatttTTGGGGTTTGCTTCAGGTTGCGATGGCAATTTTCCATAGACGTGGGACTCCAGGCGATTAATGGCAGTTACCATTTGACTCATGCGAGTCTCCATGTCTTTCATACCTGCTTTGGTGTCCTGCTAGAACTGAGCTATATTCGAGGTCAATAATCTAGTTTCTTGCTGGAGCTGTCTTGTCTCTTGCTGGATCTGGGAGGTAGTAGTAGCCAGACTTTTGACAATATCCTCCAAAGAACTCCCTGTGTTGGAGGATGAAGTTGGGGTTTCGATTGCCATGGTTGCTGAAACCCTGGTGGACGATTGAAGAGTGAATTTTGTGGTCGATTTCCATAACTGAAATTGGGATGGTCTCTCCAATCGAAATTGTATGTGTTGGAGTACGGGTCATACTGCCTGCGGGGTGCGGGCACGCCTCCGGCCATGTTTACCTATTCCGCCCCGTCCTCTTGTAAAATGGGGCACGTGTCCGTGCAGTGGTCCATGATAGTGCAGATTCCACACACCTTCGCTCGCGGCGTGTCTCTCATGGCTAATTGCCTAACAACAGACGTCAACTCTGACAGTTGCTGCTGTATGGATGAAGTCTCTACCTCGTTGACTCTACGGGGAGGGTTGCTCTCACGGAAGCCAAATTGTTGGGAGTTCTCTACCATGGCTTCGATAAGCTCCCATGTTTCCTTCGATGTCTTGTTTGCCAGTGCTCCTCCACTCGCGGCCTCAATGATACTCCTATCGGTTGATTGGAGCCATTCATAGAAGTATTGGATTaacagttgttcactaatttgatgctgcgggcatctagtgcacaacttgttAAACCTTTTCCAGTATTCATACAAGAACTCACCGGGATACTGTTTAATGCTGCAGATCTCCTTCCTAAAACTTGCAGCTCGGGatgcagggaagaattttttaaaaaatttcttcttTAGTTGGGCCCATGTGGTAATACCACCTGTAGGTAGGTAGTATAACCAATCTTTCGCCGTatccttgagagagaaagggaaggcTCTAAGTCTAATTTGCTCTTCAGTGACCCCAAGAGATTTTATACTAGAGCAAATCACCTCGAACTCCTTGACATGTTTGTTGGGTTCTTCACCAGAGAGACCATGGAAAGAAGGTAAGAGGTGGATTAACCCTGACTTCAGTTCGAAAGCAGTATTCTCAGCCAAAGTGGGGAATGTGATACATAAGGGCTGGTGAGTCAGCTCCGGGGCAGCtaactcccttaatgtttggGTGTTGACCATGCTTACTTCGTCTTCTACTGACTCGTTTGCAATAAACGAGTGTCCTTCTTTTCGtctcttggtctcttgcctCCGCCTGCGCGCTGTCTTCTCAACCTCAGGGTTGTATATCaattcacctgtgcgagaagaacatggcataaactagcaaaaataccaagaagaataaaataaaatgaaaactgaatttgaaaagaaacaaataatccaaACGCACGCTCcccgacaacggcgccaaaaattgacaggtgccgaatctgtgcaataataattactaaaaagtcctagttaccaccacaattaatatagaacaaatccaagtactggagcagggaccctaggtgtgtaatgggttacttgattcaccctgctCCCGAAGAGTTTGTTTGATCCGATATATCagatttgtctataaaaatattaattttgcatacaatggcaagtaggatCGATTTCACAGGGAGCGGatagaaaattatttctttccaagtcaatagaataaaattgggggatttttaatgggaggcaaataaaaaataagaataaaaataaagtaaactaaattcaaaactaaTTCACTAATCACAAGTTACTAGAAGTAACAATTAATgaaattctacccaaaggatcaactgctcaggcacggtccaattaaatgatcatcgatgcaaagatatttcatccattcatTACTAGGTTGGTTATAATTATCAACAAGTTTTGACAACCAGTTCTTTCTTAtcttttcgacagtcaaggtacgaccattgactgcttctctaaccagataacaactctaggtacgaccgtagaaatttaattactcaattgcattaaagttagaagaacccaaccctaactaataaacacgctaagagggtttatttaaactagatcTTACGCTTCCccaacataaagccaattatggtggttgtcaTTCGGTATCAATTAAACGAACAATTATggattcaatttagttaatgtgacagtaggctattaaattaaatcaaatacccggccgtcgatattcaattaataaaatacccatgaacaattaattcaggaaacgcacgaatagcaataaattggaagaaataatgaagattcgattagatctcaaaGATATTATGGATCGCGCCCtcgcgtcaacctttgggtagaggagaaaattagccgctcctcatcgtgtcaatcTCGCGTGATGtaattgaattcattcaattaatt is part of the Coffea eugenioides isolate CCC68of chromosome 6, Ceug_1.0, whole genome shotgun sequence genome and encodes:
- the LOC113773971 gene encoding uncharacterized protein LOC113773971 gives rise to the protein METRMSQMVTAINRLESHVYGKLPSQPEANPKNVSAMTLRSGKEVEGPKVTNLKSKSEDEIEKEIEEEGHIRGDPEVTRTPSIPVKSNLPIFPCRLAKTKKAEKEKEILDVFRKVEINIPLVEAIKQVSKYAKFLNDLCTHKRKLRGDARVAVGENVSAMLQRKFSPKCGDPGMFTIPCKIGNTPIGKAMLDLGASINVMPKTIFASLNLGPLKETAIIIQLTDRTNAYPEGLVENVLVQAMKYPEESNSIFVLSVIEPFVQETFELNGEDALEVALTKHFELGVTLDVDMRNELHHTVEALHSLSTVSPRYELASLFVPEAQTKSLPSIVQAPELELKLLPKHLKYAFLGDRKTLLVIISAHLSPSQEDRLVRILREYKEAIG